One Felis catus isolate Fca126 chromosome D1, F.catus_Fca126_mat1.0, whole genome shotgun sequence DNA segment encodes these proteins:
- the MMP12 gene encoding macrophage metalloelastase isoform X1, which produces MKFPLLMLVLQATASGAVPVTNSTGSEENDVLFAEGYLKSFYGFVMDGVPVTKMKVGPNLMKNKLQEMQQFLGLKVTGRLDASTLDMMHMPRCGVPDVHEFRTLAGRPVWKKRFLTYRINSYTPDMKPADVDYAIQKAFQVWSDVTPLKFRKIHSGEADIMIGFASGAHGDFNPFDGRGGIIAHAFGPGPGIGGDTHFDEAETWTANYRGTNLFLVAVHELGHSLGLGHSSDPKAIMFPTYRYVDPNTFRLSSDDVRGIQSLYGGPERRQPPSHPDSTESATCNPILSLDAATTVGNKIIFFKDRYFGWRNPESPKSNISLISSFWPTLPSGIQAAYEIGDRNQVFLFKDDKYWVISNLRPQRLYPKNVRSLGFPNFMKKIDAAVFNPLLYKTYFFVGNQYWRYDERRQLMDPGYPKFITKAFPGIGPKIDAVYYNNRHYYFFQGSHVSEYDVLSHRVTKRLKHDIKLGC; this is translated from the exons ATGAAGTTTCCTCTGTTGATGCTGGTCCTACAGGCCACTGCCTCTGGAGCCGTTCCTGTGACTAACTCCACAGGCTCTGAGGAGAATGATGTGCTCTTCGCTGAA GGGTACCTGAAATCTTTTTACGGTTTTGTCATGGATGGAGTTCCAGTGACAAAAATGAAAGTCGGTCCGAACTTGATGAAGAATAAACTTCAGGAAATGCAGCAGTTCTTGGGGCTGAAAGTGACTGGGAGACTGGACGCCTCTACTCTGGACATGATGCACATGCCCCGATGTGGGGTCCCTGATGTCCACGAGTTCAGGACACtggcagggaggccagtgtggaAGAAACGCTTTCTCACCTACAG AATCAACAGTTACACTCCTGACATGAAGCCTGCAGATGTTGACTATGCCATCCAAAAAGCTTTTCAAGTATGGAGTGATGTGACTCCCCTGAAATTCAGGAAAATTCACTCAGGAGAGGCTGACATTATGATCGGATTTGCCTCTGGAG CTCATGGAGACTTCAATCCTTTTGACGGCAGAGGGGGAATCATAGCCCATGCTTTCGGACCCGGACCCGGTATTGGGGGAGACACACATTTCGACGAGGCTGAAACCTGGACTGCCAACTACAGAG GCACAAACTTGTTCCTAGTTGCTGTTCATGAGCTTGGCCATTCCTTGGGTCTTGGCCATTCCAGTGATCCAAAAGCCATAATGTTCCCTACTTACCGTTACGTTGACCCCAACACCTTTCGCCTCTCTTCTGATGACGTACGTGGCATTCAGTCTCTCTATG GAGGTCCAGAAAGGCGCCAACCCCCATCACATCCTGACAGTACAGAATCGGCCACCTGCAACCCCATTCTGAGTCTTGACGCTGCCACTACTGTgggaaataaaatcatattctttAAAGACAG ATACTTTGGGTGGAGGAATCCTGAGAGTCCAAAGAGCAATAttagtttaatttcttctttctggcCAACCTTACCATCTGGCATTCAAGCTGCTTATGAAATTGGAGACAGAAAtcaagtctttctttttaaag ATGATAAGTATTGGGTAATTAGCAACTTAAGACCACAACGACTCTATCCCAAGAATGTACGTTCTTTGGGCTTTCCtaactttatgaaaaaaattgatgcAGCTGTTTTTAATCCACTTCTCTATAAGACCTACTTCTTTGTAGGTAATCAATATTGGAG GTACGACGAGAGGAGACAACTCATGGACCCCGGTTATCCCAAATTCATTACCAAAGCCTTTCCGGGCATTGGGCCTAAAATCGATGCAGTCTACTATAATAACA GACACTACTATTTCTTCCAAGGATCTCATGTATCGGAATATGATGTCCTATCCCATCGTGTCACCAAAAGGCTGAAACACGATATCAAGTTAGGTTGTTAG
- the MMP12 gene encoding macrophage metalloelastase isoform X2, producing the protein MDGVPVTKMKVGPNLMKNKLQEMQQFLGLKVTGRLDASTLDMMHMPRCGVPDVHEFRTLAGRPVWKKRFLTYRINSYTPDMKPADVDYAIQKAFQVWSDVTPLKFRKIHSGEADIMIGFASGAHGDFNPFDGRGGIIAHAFGPGPGIGGDTHFDEAETWTANYRGTNLFLVAVHELGHSLGLGHSSDPKAIMFPTYRYVDPNTFRLSSDDVRGIQSLYGGPERRQPPSHPDSTESATCNPILSLDAATTVGNKIIFFKDRYFGWRNPESPKSNISLISSFWPTLPSGIQAAYEIGDRNQVFLFKDDKYWVISNLRPQRLYPKNVRSLGFPNFMKKIDAAVFNPLLYKTYFFVGNQYWRYDERRQLMDPGYPKFITKAFPGIGPKIDAVYYNNRHYYFFQGSHVSEYDVLSHRVTKRLKHDIKLGC; encoded by the exons ATGGATGGAGTTCCAGTGACAAAAATGAAAGTCGGTCCGAACTTGATGAAGAATAAACTTCAGGAAATGCAGCAGTTCTTGGGGCTGAAAGTGACTGGGAGACTGGACGCCTCTACTCTGGACATGATGCACATGCCCCGATGTGGGGTCCCTGATGTCCACGAGTTCAGGACACtggcagggaggccagtgtggaAGAAACGCTTTCTCACCTACAG AATCAACAGTTACACTCCTGACATGAAGCCTGCAGATGTTGACTATGCCATCCAAAAAGCTTTTCAAGTATGGAGTGATGTGACTCCCCTGAAATTCAGGAAAATTCACTCAGGAGAGGCTGACATTATGATCGGATTTGCCTCTGGAG CTCATGGAGACTTCAATCCTTTTGACGGCAGAGGGGGAATCATAGCCCATGCTTTCGGACCCGGACCCGGTATTGGGGGAGACACACATTTCGACGAGGCTGAAACCTGGACTGCCAACTACAGAG GCACAAACTTGTTCCTAGTTGCTGTTCATGAGCTTGGCCATTCCTTGGGTCTTGGCCATTCCAGTGATCCAAAAGCCATAATGTTCCCTACTTACCGTTACGTTGACCCCAACACCTTTCGCCTCTCTTCTGATGACGTACGTGGCATTCAGTCTCTCTATG GAGGTCCAGAAAGGCGCCAACCCCCATCACATCCTGACAGTACAGAATCGGCCACCTGCAACCCCATTCTGAGTCTTGACGCTGCCACTACTGTgggaaataaaatcatattctttAAAGACAG ATACTTTGGGTGGAGGAATCCTGAGAGTCCAAAGAGCAATAttagtttaatttcttctttctggcCAACCTTACCATCTGGCATTCAAGCTGCTTATGAAATTGGAGACAGAAAtcaagtctttctttttaaag ATGATAAGTATTGGGTAATTAGCAACTTAAGACCACAACGACTCTATCCCAAGAATGTACGTTCTTTGGGCTTTCCtaactttatgaaaaaaattgatgcAGCTGTTTTTAATCCACTTCTCTATAAGACCTACTTCTTTGTAGGTAATCAATATTGGAG GTACGACGAGAGGAGACAACTCATGGACCCCGGTTATCCCAAATTCATTACCAAAGCCTTTCCGGGCATTGGGCCTAAAATCGATGCAGTCTACTATAATAACA GACACTACTATTTCTTCCAAGGATCTCATGTATCGGAATATGATGTCCTATCCCATCGTGTCACCAAAAGGCTGAAACACGATATCAAGTTAGGTTGTTAG